One genomic segment of Elgaria multicarinata webbii isolate HBS135686 ecotype San Diego chromosome 9, rElgMul1.1.pri, whole genome shotgun sequence includes these proteins:
- the PDE6H gene encoding retinal cone rhodopsin-sensitive cGMP 3',5'-cyclic phosphodiesterase subunit gamma: MTDNAPAANLTTTDAPAGGPTTPRKGPPKFKQRQTRQFKSKPPKKGVKGFGDDIPGMEGLGTDITVICPWEAFSHLELHELAQFGII; the protein is encoded by the exons ATGACTGATAACGCCCCTGCAGCTAACCTCACCACAACAGACGCACCAGCTGGTGGGCCTACCACGCCTCGCAAGGGACCCCCCAAATTCAAGCAAAGGCAAACGAGGCAGTTCAAGAGCAAGCCTCCTAAGAAAGGAGTAAAAGG TTTTGGAGATGATATCCCAGGAATGGAAGGTCTTGGAACAG atatCACAGTGATCTGCCCCTGGGAAGCTTTCAGCCATCTGGAGCTTCACGAGTTGGCACAGTTTGGAATCATCTAA